Proteins from a single region of Bartonella sp. M0283:
- a CDS encoding superoxide dismutase, with translation MAFELPELPYAYEALQPYMSRETLEYHHDKHHQAYVTNGNKLLKDSGLEGKSLEEIVKASFGKNQGLFNNAAQHYNHTHFWKWMKKDGGGKKLPAKLQKAIDSDLGGYDKFRSDFLAAGAAQFGSGWAWLAVKNGKLEISKTPNGENPLVHGATPILGVDVWEHSYYIDYRNARPKYLEAFVDHLINWDYVLELFEKA, from the coding sequence ATGGCTTTCGAATTGCCTGAACTACCCTATGCTTATGAAGCACTTCAGCCTTATATGTCACGCGAGACACTTGAATATCACCATGACAAGCACCATCAAGCCTATGTTACCAATGGCAATAAATTGCTGAAGGATTCAGGCCTTGAAGGTAAAAGCCTTGAGGAAATTGTCAAAGCAAGCTTTGGCAAAAATCAGGGGCTCTTCAACAATGCGGCACAACACTACAACCATACCCATTTCTGGAAATGGATGAAGAAAGACGGCGGTGGTAAGAAACTACCGGCAAAATTGCAAAAAGCGATTGATAGCGATTTGGGTGGTTATGATAAATTCCGTTCAGACTTTCTTGCTGCCGGTGCTGCCCAATTCGGTTCGGGATGGGCTTGGCTTGCTGTAAAAAACGGGAAGTTGGAAATCTCGAAAACACCAAATGGAGAAAATCCGCTGGTTCATGGAGCAACGCCTATTCTTGGCGTCGACGTTTGGGAACACTCTTATTACATTGATTATCGTAATGCCCGTCCGAAATATCTCGAGGCATTTGTCGATCATCTGATTAATTGGGATTACGTGTTGGAGCTTTTTGAAAAAGCCTGA
- a CDS encoding L,D-transpeptidase yields MPSTLSRRFFLKSISIGATMAGLSACMPSGFKEIELAPVKPKPTVDNNALVPFASMYAESRDGDFVLPAIPYQQIDPQFLRQIVDDPTGEQPGTIVVDTKRRYLYLVRLNGKAIRYGVSVGKEGFAWSGRGIIEYKRKWPTWTPPADMIARQPQLKKYSAENGGMKPGLKNPLGARALYIYQNGKDTLYRLHGSPDWSSIGKRASSGCVRLINQDIVDLYERVPEKAPVLVV; encoded by the coding sequence ATGCCCTCTACCCTTTCGCGCCGCTTTTTTTTAAAATCAATATCGATCGGTGCAACAATGGCCGGTCTTTCCGCCTGTATGCCTTCAGGATTCAAGGAGATTGAACTCGCACCCGTAAAACCAAAACCAACTGTTGATAATAATGCGCTCGTCCCTTTTGCATCAATGTATGCAGAAAGTCGCGATGGTGATTTTGTGCTCCCAGCCATTCCGTACCAACAAATTGATCCTCAATTTTTGCGTCAGATTGTCGATGATCCGACAGGCGAACAACCCGGAACAATTGTTGTAGATACGAAACGCCGTTATCTTTATCTGGTACGTCTTAACGGCAAAGCTATCCGTTACGGTGTCAGCGTCGGAAAAGAAGGTTTTGCGTGGTCCGGTCGTGGTATTATTGAATACAAACGTAAATGGCCGACATGGACGCCTCCCGCCGATATGATTGCACGCCAACCGCAGTTAAAAAAATACAGTGCCGAAAATGGCGGAATGAAACCGGGACTGAAAAATCCGCTTGGTGCGCGCGCCCTTTATATTTACCAGAATGGAAAAGACACGCTCTACCGGCTTCATGGTTCACCCGACTGGTCCTCTATAGGCAAGCGTGCGTCTTCGGGCTGTGTCCGGTTAATTAATCAGGATATTGTGGACCTTTATGAAAGGGTACCAGAAAAAGCACCCGTGCTTGTTGTATAG